The proteins below are encoded in one region of Micromonospora sp. DSM 45708:
- a CDS encoding zinc-dependent alcohol dehydrogenase, which translates to MANWVVSLAGPRSVRLEPCPPDRLGPGQVRVRTCYSGISAGTELTLYRGSNPRLRKDWDATSRMFVPRQAAPAYPVVGFGYEEVGEILEVAPDVADRRAGQLVWGIWGHRAEAVLAAAATHPLAPGLDPLAAVFARPGAIALTAVLAGDLHLGDWVGVFGQGVIGLLGTRLAVLSGSRVVAVDRMPGRLAHATRLGARRVVDAAGDSAASALRAATDGRGADVCLELSGAYPALHEAIRATAPAGRVVAAGFYQGYAHGLELGEEFHHNRIQLVAAQVSGPDPAPGTAGRWSGTRIAHTFMDLVAEGSVDPLPLVSHVVDAGAVADALALLDRGDGDVLQVVLRF; encoded by the coding sequence ATGGCCAACTGGGTTGTCTCGCTCGCCGGGCCCCGCAGCGTCCGCCTGGAGCCCTGTCCCCCGGACCGGCTCGGCCCGGGTCAGGTCCGCGTCCGCACCTGCTACTCCGGCATCTCCGCCGGCACCGAGCTGACCCTCTACCGGGGCAGCAACCCCCGCCTCCGCAAGGACTGGGACGCCACCTCCCGGATGTTCGTCCCCCGGCAGGCCGCGCCCGCGTACCCCGTGGTGGGCTTCGGCTACGAGGAGGTCGGCGAGATCCTCGAGGTCGCCCCGGACGTCGCCGACCGCCGCGCCGGCCAGCTCGTCTGGGGGATCTGGGGGCACCGCGCGGAGGCCGTGCTCGCCGCCGCCGCGACGCATCCGCTCGCCCCCGGCCTCGACCCGCTCGCCGCCGTCTTCGCCCGTCCCGGCGCCATCGCGCTGACCGCGGTGCTCGCCGGTGACCTGCACCTCGGCGACTGGGTCGGCGTCTTCGGCCAGGGCGTGATCGGGCTGCTCGGCACCCGGCTCGCGGTGCTGTCCGGCAGCCGGGTGGTGGCCGTCGACCGGATGCCCGGACGGCTCGCGCACGCCACCCGCCTCGGCGCCCGCCGGGTGGTCGACGCCGCCGGCGACTCGGCCGCCAGCGCGCTGCGGGCAGCCACCGACGGTCGCGGCGCCGACGTCTGCCTGGAGCTGTCCGGCGCGTACCCGGCGCTGCACGAGGCGATCCGGGCCACCGCGCCCGCCGGCCGCGTCGTCGCCGCCGGCTTCTACCAGGGGTACGCCCACGGGCTGGAACTCGGCGAGGAGTTCCACCACAACCGGATCCAGCTGGTGGCCGCCCAGGTCTCCGGCCCCGACCCGGCCCCCGGCACGGCCGGCCGGTGGTCCGGGACACGGATCGCACACACCTTCATGGACCTGGTGGCGGAGGGCAGCGTCGACCCGCTGCCGCTGGTGAGCCACGTCGTCGACGCGGGCGCGGTGGCCGACGCGCTGGCGTTGCTCGACCGCGGTGACGGTGACGTCCTCCAAGTGGTACTGAGGTTCTGA
- a CDS encoding carbohydrate ABC transporter permease, which translates to MDRDRIETVSLRWLRRLVIAGFLLVTLLPFWYMLVLSVRPIERLLLDPGSLWVPFGELTVATYAEVLKSVESGGQGFLTFIRNSGLVALAATVLTLVVAIPGAYAVSRLRFFGRRQVSALFLAVYLFPSIVIAIPLFVVFSRAGLRGSLFGLVLVYISQTLPVSVYMLKNYFETIPVSLEESAAIDGAGRLGIIRRVSLPLAAPSVMAVALYDFMIAWNEFLFALLFLVDRPDRWTVSLGLSLLADGVEVPKTVLMAGSVILTLPIVVLFFAGERLLTEGLTSGAEKG; encoded by the coding sequence ATGGACCGCGACCGGATCGAGACGGTCAGCCTGCGCTGGCTGCGCCGGCTGGTGATCGCCGGCTTCCTGCTGGTCACGCTGCTGCCGTTCTGGTACATGCTGGTGCTGTCGGTACGCCCGATCGAACGCCTGCTGCTCGACCCCGGCTCGCTCTGGGTGCCGTTCGGCGAGCTGACCGTCGCCACGTACGCCGAGGTGTTGAAGTCCGTCGAGAGCGGCGGTCAGGGCTTCCTCACGTTCATCCGCAACAGCGGCCTGGTGGCGCTGGCCGCGACCGTGCTCACGCTGGTGGTCGCCATCCCCGGCGCGTACGCGGTCTCCCGGCTGCGGTTCTTCGGCCGCCGGCAGGTCAGCGCGCTGTTCCTGGCGGTCTACCTGTTCCCGTCGATCGTCATCGCGATCCCGCTGTTCGTGGTCTTCAGCCGCGCCGGGCTGCGCGGGTCGCTGTTCGGGCTGGTGCTGGTCTACATCTCGCAGACGCTGCCGGTCTCGGTCTACATGCTCAAGAACTACTTCGAGACCATCCCGGTCAGTCTGGAGGAGTCCGCGGCGATCGACGGTGCCGGCCGGCTCGGGATCATCCGCCGGGTGAGCCTGCCGCTGGCCGCGCCGTCGGTGATGGCGGTCGCGCTGTACGACTTCATGATCGCCTGGAACGAGTTCCTGTTCGCGCTGCTGTTCCTGGTCGACCGGCCGGACCGGTGGACCGTCTCGTTGGGGCTGTCGCTGCTCGCCGACGGCGTCGAGGTGCCCAAGACGGTGCTGATGGCCGGCTCGGTCATCCTCACCCTGCCGATCGTGGTGTTGTTCTTCGCCGGCGAACGGCTGCTGACCGAGGGACTCACCAGCGGGGCCGAGAAGGGTTGA
- the eccB gene encoding type VII secretion protein EccB, giving the protein MASRQDQLHSYQFTVQRAVAALVMRETDPAQSPFRRLAGAGLASVLVAVIALGGVALYGLFTGGGSSWRDTGAVIVEKESGARFVYRDEKLHPVLNYASALLIIGAERPKTVLVTRRAIDGVPRGLPLGIADAPDSLPAPNRLVGDGWTLCSSVTVEAGRAEARSALLIGRAAAGGRALGDQGLLVRHPDGGLHLLWRDRRYLLRDTDRVLAALAATRERAVPVAAALLNTVPAGADLVPPPVGEVGAPSARVPDATVGDVYLVRNSGGGRQYAVAERDGLAGITELQAALLLARTGQGEPQPITLGQFAALPKLPDLVPAGPGAPPAVPPRLATADPGALCARAGDDTGVREIRLGVTAPDPAAAARSPGGRGGLADQVVVEPGRGALVEAVAAPGATGGTLCVVTDLGRRYALAGADVPGMLGYAGVRPVRLPASLVDLLPAGSPLDPAAARAVAAPA; this is encoded by the coding sequence ATGGCGTCGCGGCAGGACCAGCTGCACTCGTACCAGTTCACCGTGCAGCGGGCGGTCGCCGCGCTGGTCATGCGGGAGACCGATCCGGCGCAGTCGCCGTTCCGCCGGTTGGCCGGCGCCGGCCTGGCCAGCGTGCTGGTCGCGGTGATCGCGCTCGGCGGGGTGGCGCTGTACGGCCTGTTCACCGGTGGCGGCAGCTCCTGGCGCGACACCGGCGCGGTGATCGTGGAGAAGGAGTCCGGCGCCCGGTTCGTCTACCGCGACGAGAAGCTGCACCCGGTGCTCAACTACGCCTCGGCTCTGCTGATCATCGGGGCGGAACGGCCGAAGACGGTGCTGGTCACCCGCCGGGCCATCGACGGGGTGCCCCGTGGGCTGCCGCTCGGCATCGCCGACGCCCCGGACTCGCTGCCCGCGCCGAACCGGCTGGTCGGCGACGGCTGGACGCTCTGCTCGTCGGTGACCGTGGAGGCGGGCCGGGCCGAGGCCCGCTCGGCGCTGCTGATCGGGCGGGCCGCGGCCGGCGGGCGGGCGCTCGGCGACCAGGGCCTGCTGGTCCGCCACCCGGACGGCGGCCTGCACCTGCTCTGGCGCGACCGGCGCTACCTGCTGCGCGACACCGACCGGGTGCTCGCCGCGCTGGCCGCCACCCGGGAACGGGCCGTCCCGGTGGCGGCGGCGCTGCTCAACACCGTGCCGGCCGGCGCCGACCTGGTCCCGCCGCCGGTCGGCGAGGTCGGCGCTCCCTCGGCACGGGTCCCCGACGCCACCGTCGGCGACGTCTATCTGGTGCGCAACTCCGGCGGCGGCCGGCAGTACGCGGTGGCCGAGCGCGACGGCCTGGCCGGCATCACCGAGTTGCAGGCCGCGCTGCTGCTGGCCCGCACCGGCCAGGGCGAGCCGCAGCCGATCACGCTCGGCCAATTCGCGGCCCTGCCGAAGCTGCCCGACCTGGTGCCGGCCGGGCCGGGCGCGCCGCCCGCCGTGCCGCCCCGGCTCGCCACCGCCGATCCGGGCGCGCTCTGCGCGCGGGCCGGTGACGACACCGGCGTACGCGAGATCCGGCTCGGCGTCACCGCACCGGACCCGGCCGCCGCCGCGCGTAGCCCGGGGGGTCGGGGTGGGCTCGCCGACCAGGTCGTGGTGGAGCCGGGGCGCGGGGCGCTGGTGGAAGCGGTGGCTGCCCCGGGCGCGACCGGCGGCACGCTGTGCGTGGTCACCGACCTGGGCCGGCGGTACGCGCTGGCCGGCGCGGACGTGCCCGGCATGCTCGGCTACGCCGGAGTGCGGCCGGTGCGGTTGCCGGCGAGCCTGGTGGACCTGCTGCCGGCCGGCAGTCCGCTCGACCCGGCAGCCGCCCGCGCGGTGGCCGCCCCGGCCTGA
- a CDS encoding sugar phosphate isomerase/epimerase family protein has translation MDIPLACQEQLLPGADLTDKYALAVSLGYRGIELRGRGDLAFARRLPELRRAHAAGVVTPTVCVEMDHFVGDFDPARSRDAVRNLRSQLSVIAELGGIGAMTPAAWGMFSRRLPPFEPPRSPEADRRVLVDALGELGEHARSEGVTLFLEPLNRYEDHMVNRLDQAVELCRAVGSPAVRVVADTYHMNIEEDDPCAALRAAAPYLGHVQVSDSNRYQPGAGHLDWTALLDTLAGLGYPGWLALECRLRGEPVAALRQAATVLTPARPWRAAA, from the coding sequence ATGGACATCCCCCTGGCCTGCCAGGAGCAGTTGCTCCCCGGCGCCGACCTGACCGACAAGTACGCCCTCGCCGTCTCCCTCGGCTACCGGGGCATCGAGCTGCGCGGGCGGGGGGACCTGGCGTTCGCCCGGCGGCTGCCGGAGCTGCGCCGGGCCCACGCCGCCGGGGTGGTGACGCCGACCGTCTGCGTCGAGATGGACCACTTCGTCGGCGACTTCGACCCGGCCCGCTCCCGGGACGCGGTGCGCAACCTGCGGTCCCAGCTCTCCGTGATCGCCGAGCTGGGCGGCATCGGCGCCATGACGCCGGCCGCCTGGGGCATGTTCTCCCGCCGGCTGCCGCCGTTCGAACCGCCCCGGTCGCCCGAGGCCGACCGGCGGGTGCTCGTCGACGCCCTGGGCGAGCTGGGCGAGCACGCCCGGTCCGAGGGGGTCACCCTGTTCCTGGAACCGCTCAACCGGTACGAGGACCACATGGTCAACCGGCTCGACCAGGCGGTCGAGCTGTGCCGTGCGGTCGGGTCGCCCGCGGTCCGGGTGGTCGCCGACACCTACCACATGAACATCGAGGAGGACGACCCGTGCGCCGCGCTGCGCGCCGCCGCGCCGTACCTCGGGCACGTGCAGGTCAGCGACTCCAACCGGTACCAGCCCGGTGCCGGGCACCTGGACTGGACGGCGCTGCTGGACACGCTCGCCGGACTCGGCTACCCCGGCTGGCTGGCGCTGGAGTGCCGGCTGCGCGGCGAGCCGGTCGCCGCGCTGCGCCAGGCCGCCACCGTGCTGACCCCGGCCCGGCCGTGGCGGGCCGCCGCGTGA
- a CDS encoding class I SAM-dependent methyltransferase has product MGKPTRWVTDTEPGHSQWYVDRFRRLAAEGADLAGEARLLDALVPPGSRILDAGCGTGRVAAALADRGHTVVGVDAAPTLVEAARADHPGPRFLVADLAELDLSGQGEPEPFDAAVVAGNVMTFVAPGTEPAVLARIAAHVRPDGAVVVGFGTDRGYPVAELDADAVAAGLRLEHRFATWDLRPWHDDAGFAVTVLRRPA; this is encoded by the coding sequence ATGGGCAAGCCGACCCGCTGGGTGACCGACACCGAACCCGGCCACTCGCAGTGGTACGTCGACCGGTTCCGCCGCCTCGCCGCCGAGGGGGCGGACCTGGCCGGCGAGGCCCGCCTGCTGGACGCGCTCGTGCCGCCGGGGTCACGGATCCTCGACGCCGGCTGCGGCACCGGCCGGGTCGCCGCCGCGCTGGCCGACCGCGGCCACACCGTCGTCGGCGTCGACGCCGCCCCGACGCTGGTGGAGGCCGCCCGCGCCGACCACCCCGGCCCCCGGTTCCTGGTCGCCGACCTGGCCGAGCTGGACCTGTCGGGGCAGGGCGAGCCCGAGCCGTTCGACGCGGCGGTGGTGGCCGGCAACGTGATGACGTTCGTCGCCCCCGGCACCGAGCCCGCCGTGCTGGCCCGGATCGCCGCGCACGTGCGCCCGGACGGCGCGGTGGTGGTCGGCTTCGGCACCGACCGGGGCTACCCGGTCGCCGAACTGGACGCCGACGCGGTCGCCGCCGGCCTGCGCCTGGAGCACCGCTTCGCCACCTGGGACCTGCGCCCCTGGCACGACGACGCCGGGTTCGCGGTGACCGTGCTGCGCCGCCCGGCCTGA
- a CDS encoding MBL fold metallo-hydrolase, which translates to MTTEVTAIATSSLGDRSYLASDGRVALVVDPQRDIDRVLHLAGAQGVRITHVVETHLHNDYVSGGRELARITGAHYLVAAADEVGFDRMPVTDGDVVPVSDGLRLRVVGTPGHTFHHLSYVLDEAGDGGWSPVGVFTGGSLLFGTTGRTDLLGQRHAHELAHHQHASARKLVDLLPDGAQVWPTHGFGSFCSASQADAPESTIGREKAANPVLRLAADRFVTETLAGLDAYPAYYAHMGVANAAGPAPVDLTPAARADAGELRRRIAAGEWVVDLRHRRAYAASHLAGTVSLGLDGPMSTWLGWLIEWGVPITLLAQTPDQVADAQRELVRIGIDRPAAQATGDPGQWAGDRSELRELTVADFPALAAAQAGDTPAGLPAPQVVLDVRMTNEWRAGHVDGAVHVPLPDLPGRLADVPTGTVWVHCGSGYRATAAASLLANAGRDVVLIDDAFARAEASGVRMAPAA; encoded by the coding sequence GTGACCACCGAAGTGACCGCCATCGCGACGTCCTCGCTCGGCGACCGCAGCTATCTGGCGTCCGACGGCCGGGTGGCGCTCGTGGTCGACCCGCAGCGCGACATCGACCGCGTCCTGCACCTGGCCGGCGCGCAGGGGGTGCGGATCACCCACGTGGTGGAGACGCACCTGCACAACGACTACGTCTCCGGCGGGCGGGAGCTGGCCCGGATCACCGGCGCCCACTACCTGGTGGCCGCCGCCGACGAGGTCGGCTTCGACCGGATGCCGGTGACCGACGGCGACGTGGTGCCGGTGTCGGACGGCCTGCGGCTGCGGGTGGTCGGCACGCCCGGCCACACCTTCCACCACCTGTCGTACGTGCTGGACGAGGCGGGCGACGGCGGCTGGAGTCCGGTCGGCGTGTTCACCGGTGGCTCGCTGCTGTTCGGCACCACCGGGCGTACCGACCTGCTCGGCCAGCGGCACGCCCACGAACTGGCCCATCACCAGCACGCCTCCGCCCGCAAGCTGGTCGACCTGCTGCCCGACGGCGCGCAGGTGTGGCCGACGCACGGCTTCGGCAGCTTCTGCTCGGCCAGCCAGGCCGACGCCCCGGAATCCACCATCGGCCGGGAGAAGGCAGCCAACCCGGTGCTGCGGCTGGCCGCCGACCGGTTCGTCACCGAGACGCTCGCCGGCCTGGACGCCTACCCGGCCTACTACGCGCACATGGGCGTGGCGAACGCCGCCGGCCCCGCCCCGGTCGACCTCACGCCGGCGGCCCGCGCCGACGCCGGTGAGCTGCGCCGCCGGATCGCCGCCGGCGAGTGGGTGGTCGACCTGCGACACCGCAGGGCGTACGCGGCCTCGCACCTGGCCGGCACCGTCAGCCTGGGCCTGGACGGGCCGATGTCGACGTGGCTCGGCTGGCTGATCGAGTGGGGCGTGCCGATCACGCTCCTGGCGCAGACGCCGGACCAGGTCGCCGACGCCCAGCGGGAGCTGGTCCGGATCGGCATCGACCGGCCGGCCGCGCAGGCCACCGGCGACCCCGGGCAGTGGGCCGGCGACCGGTCGGAGCTGCGCGAGCTGACCGTGGCCGACTTCCCGGCGCTGGCCGCCGCGCAGGCCGGCGACACCCCGGCCGGACTGCCGGCCCCGCAGGTCGTGCTCGACGTCCGGATGACCAACGAGTGGCGGGCCGGGCACGTCGACGGGGCGGTGCACGTCCCGCTGCCCGACCTGCCCGGACGGCTCGCCGACGTGCCCACCGGGACGGTCTGGGTGCACTGCGGCTCCGGCTACCGGGCCACCGCCGCCGCGTCCCTGCTCGCCAACGCCGGCCGCGACGTGGTGCTGATCGACGACGCGTTCGCCCGCGCCGAGGCGTCCGGCGTCCGGATGGCCCCCGCCGCCTGA
- a CDS encoding ABC transporter substrate-binding protein, translating to MPSPSTRLLASSLILALAGAGATACSDDGQKSDSSQITVWSLEDVADRVNATKAIIADYTAKTGVKVNLVTVNEDQFPSLIASSAAAGDLPDVVGSVSLAGIRTLAGNELLEPDANKAVVDKLGRDTFSPRALELTSDGGTQLAVPSDGWGQLLVYRKDLFDAAGLPAPDTYEKIAAAAAKLNTGGVAGITAATAPGDVFTQQTFEHLALANNCQLTDDAGKVTLDSPQCVEAFRFYGDLMRNNSVKGAQDVDTTRATYFAGKAAMLIWSPFVLDELAGLRNDARPTCPQCQADPTWLAKNSGFVTAIKGPNGTEPAQYGEVSSWAVLDGAADPATSFVEYMLSDGYPRWFGMSPEGRFPVRTGTPEDKQKFRTLWNTSPAGVDTKKPLSAVYGDDVLATLRKSPDTFQRWGLTQGQGKLVGAILGELPVPKALADVVGGKSDARAAAERAKKDVEAIAKGVN from the coding sequence ATGCCATCACCCTCCACACGGCTGCTCGCGTCGAGCCTGATCCTGGCACTGGCCGGGGCCGGCGCGACCGCCTGCAGCGACGACGGGCAGAAATCCGACAGTTCCCAGATCACCGTCTGGAGCCTGGAGGACGTGGCCGACCGGGTCAACGCCACCAAGGCGATCATCGCCGACTACACCGCGAAGACCGGCGTGAAGGTCAACCTCGTCACCGTCAACGAGGACCAGTTCCCGTCGCTGATCGCGTCCAGCGCCGCCGCCGGCGACCTGCCCGACGTGGTCGGCTCGGTGTCGCTCGCCGGCATCCGCACGCTCGCCGGCAACGAGCTGCTGGAGCCGGACGCGAACAAGGCGGTCGTGGACAAGCTCGGGCGGGACACGTTCTCCCCCCGCGCGCTGGAGCTGACCAGCGACGGCGGCACCCAGCTCGCCGTGCCCAGCGACGGCTGGGGCCAACTGCTGGTCTACCGCAAGGACCTGTTCGACGCCGCCGGCCTGCCCGCCCCCGACACGTACGAGAAGATCGCCGCCGCGGCGGCGAAGCTGAACACCGGCGGCGTCGCCGGCATCACCGCGGCGACCGCCCCCGGCGACGTGTTCACCCAGCAGACCTTCGAGCACCTCGCGCTGGCCAACAACTGCCAGCTCACCGACGACGCCGGCAAGGTCACGCTCGACTCACCGCAGTGCGTGGAGGCATTCCGCTTCTACGGCGACCTGATGCGGAACAACTCGGTCAAGGGCGCGCAGGACGTCGACACCACCCGGGCCACCTACTTCGCCGGCAAGGCGGCCATGCTGATCTGGTCGCCGTTCGTCCTCGACGAGCTGGCCGGCCTGCGCAACGACGCGCGGCCCACCTGCCCGCAGTGCCAGGCCGACCCGACGTGGCTGGCGAAGAACAGCGGCTTCGTCACCGCGATCAAGGGCCCGAACGGCACCGAGCCGGCGCAGTACGGCGAGGTCAGCTCCTGGGCGGTGCTCGACGGCGCGGCCGACCCGGCGACGTCCTTCGTGGAGTACATGCTCTCCGACGGCTACCCGCGCTGGTTCGGCATGTCCCCCGAGGGGCGCTTCCCGGTGCGCACCGGCACGCCCGAGGACAAGCAGAAGTTCCGCACGCTGTGGAACACCAGCCCGGCCGGCGTGGACACCAAGAAGCCGCTCTCCGCCGTCTACGGCGACGACGTGCTCGCCACGCTGCGCAAGAGCCCCGACACGTTCCAGCGCTGGGGGCTGACCCAGGGCCAGGGCAAGCTGGTCGGCGCCATCCTCGGCGAGCTGCCGGTGCCGAAGGCGCTCGCGGACGTGGTCGGCGGCAAGTCCGACGCCCGGGCCGCCGCCGAGCGCGCCAAGAAGGACGTCGAGGCCATCGCCAAGGGCGTCAATTGA
- a CDS encoding rhodanese-like domain-containing protein, with protein MTMTDPSTVDAATLRELIAAGRAPRLLDVRTPGEFEAAHIAGAYNVPLDLLREHRAELRAHLDEDVVLICRSGARASQAEQALAGVGLPNLRVLDGGMLAWQATNAPVNRGRGRWELERQVRLVAGSIVLAAVVGSVFVPGLRWVAGAVGAGLTVAALSNTCAMGMLLSRLPYNRGAGCDLDTVVGQLRDAGPRS; from the coding sequence ATGACCATGACCGACCCGTCGACCGTCGACGCGGCCACGCTGCGCGAGCTGATCGCCGCCGGCCGCGCCCCCCGGCTGCTGGACGTGCGCACACCCGGCGAGTTCGAGGCCGCGCACATCGCCGGCGCCTACAACGTGCCGCTGGACCTGCTCCGGGAGCACCGCGCGGAGCTGCGCGCCCACCTCGACGAGGACGTGGTGCTGATCTGTCGCTCCGGTGCCCGGGCGAGCCAGGCGGAACAGGCGCTCGCCGGCGTCGGCCTGCCCAACCTCAGGGTCCTCGACGGCGGCATGCTGGCCTGGCAGGCCACGAACGCCCCGGTCAACCGGGGCCGGGGCCGCTGGGAGCTGGAGCGCCAGGTCCGCCTGGTCGCCGGTTCGATCGTGCTGGCCGCCGTCGTCGGCTCGGTGTTCGTGCCGGGCCTGAGGTGGGTCGCGGGCGCCGTCGGCGCCGGCCTCACCGTCGCGGCCCTCTCGAACACCTGCGCGATGGGCATGCTGCTGAGCCGGCTGCCCTACAACCGGGGCGCCGGTTGCGACCTGGACACCGTCGTCGGCCAGTTGCGCGACGCCGGGCCGCGGTCGTGA
- a CDS encoding phosphoesterase PA-phosphatase, translated as MRSLRERPAGARLARLLTEVFAPGVLVTALPLVAAARVSRSPAHLLLWGGTALLFCAVIPVGVIVHGVRRGRLTDRHVGDHRQRARPLSVGLASVAVGLLLLAALRAPAELFAVIVVIFVVGAACTLVNHWWKLSIHVAVAAATVSVLVLLFGPVAHLGWPLVAAVGWSRVRLRDHTGPQVLAGAALGAPLAAATFLALT; from the coding sequence GTGCGATCACTACGGGAGCGCCCGGCCGGCGCGCGGCTGGCCCGCCTGCTCACCGAGGTGTTCGCCCCGGGCGTCCTGGTGACCGCGCTGCCGCTGGTCGCCGCCGCCCGGGTCAGCCGCTCCCCGGCCCACCTGCTGCTCTGGGGCGGCACCGCGCTGCTGTTCTGCGCCGTGATCCCGGTCGGGGTGATCGTCCACGGCGTACGCCGGGGCCGGCTCACCGACCGGCACGTCGGCGACCACCGGCAGCGGGCCCGCCCGCTGTCGGTCGGCTTGGCCTCGGTGGCGGTCGGGTTGCTGCTGCTGGCGGCGCTGCGCGCGCCGGCCGAACTGTTCGCGGTGATCGTGGTCATCTTCGTGGTCGGGGCCGCCTGCACGCTGGTCAACCACTGGTGGAAGCTGAGCATCCACGTGGCGGTGGCCGCCGCCACGGTGAGCGTGCTGGTGCTGCTGTTCGGGCCGGTGGCGCACCTGGGCTGGCCGCTGGTGGCGGCGGTCGGCTGGTCGCGGGTGCGGCTGCGCGACCACACCGGGCCGCAGGTGCTGGCCGGCGCTGCGCTCGGCGCGCCGCTGGCCGCCGCCACGTTCCTCGCGCTGACCTGA
- a CDS encoding carbohydrate ABC transporter permease: protein MTTVAPEAGRSPTPERPRRPGRRPLTLRRRESRAGLALVAPTLLVVLAVIGIPIVWTVVLAFQRVRLATLRKTGLFGELTLDNVDRVLHTPGFADTLWTTVVYSVGGTAGSIVVGLVAALAVRGPFRGRTLVRASMLLPYVAPVVAMTFVWQVMLDPQLGIVNDWGRRFLGWDAPVAFLSQESTALWTVIAFEAWRYFPFAFLFLLARLQAVPAELEEAARVDGATPTQRFRHILLPQLMPVIALLGVLRFIMTFNKFDDVYLLTGGSAGTEVVSVRVYQFLTARTDIGAAAAQAVVLAVVLLVFVAIYLRFFGAKREA from the coding sequence TTGACCACCGTCGCGCCGGAGGCCGGCCGCTCCCCCACCCCGGAGCGGCCCCGCCGGCCCGGCCGCCGCCCGCTGACGCTGCGCCGCCGCGAGTCCCGCGCCGGGCTCGCGCTGGTCGCGCCGACCCTGCTCGTCGTGCTCGCGGTGATCGGCATACCCATCGTGTGGACCGTGGTGCTGGCCTTCCAGCGGGTACGCCTCGCGACGCTGCGCAAGACCGGCCTGTTCGGCGAACTGACGCTGGACAACGTCGACCGGGTGCTGCACACCCCAGGGTTCGCCGACACGCTCTGGACCACCGTGGTCTACAGCGTCGGCGGCACCGCCGGCTCGATAGTGGTCGGCCTGGTGGCGGCGCTCGCCGTCCGGGGGCCGTTCCGGGGCCGTACGCTGGTGCGCGCGTCGATGCTGCTGCCGTACGTGGCGCCGGTGGTCGCCATGACGTTCGTCTGGCAGGTGATGCTCGACCCGCAGCTCGGCATCGTCAACGACTGGGGACGGCGCTTCCTCGGCTGGGACGCTCCGGTGGCGTTCCTGTCCCAGGAGTCCACCGCGCTGTGGACCGTGATCGCGTTCGAAGCGTGGCGCTACTTCCCGTTCGCGTTCCTGTTCCTGCTGGCCCGGCTCCAGGCCGTGCCGGCGGAGCTGGAGGAGGCCGCCCGGGTCGACGGCGCGACACCGACCCAACGCTTCCGGCACATCCTGCTGCCGCAGCTCATGCCCGTGATCGCGCTGCTCGGCGTGCTCCGGTTCATCATGACGTTCAACAAGTTCGACGACGTCTACCTGCTCACCGGCGGCTCGGCCGGCACCGAGGTGGTCAGCGTCCGGGTCTACCAGTTCCTCACCGCCCGCACCGACATCGGCGCCGCCGCCGCCCAGGCGGTCGTGCTGGCCGTGGTGCTGCTCGTGTTCGTGGCCATCTACCTGCGCTTCTTCGGCGCCAAACGGGAGGCGTGA
- a CDS encoding metal-sensitive transcriptional regulator, whose amino-acid sequence MKLRPEMTGDALTRLKRARGQLNAVIEMMENGEDCRAALTQLAAVSKAIDRAGFKIIASGMRHCGTARQAGEEPEMTEEELEKLFLSLA is encoded by the coding sequence GTGAAGCTTCGACCCGAGATGACCGGCGACGCGCTGACCCGACTCAAGCGGGCCCGGGGGCAGCTCAACGCCGTGATCGAGATGATGGAGAACGGCGAGGACTGCCGGGCCGCGCTGACCCAGCTCGCCGCGGTCTCCAAGGCCATCGACCGGGCCGGTTTCAAGATCATCGCTTCCGGGATGCGCCACTGCGGCACCGCCCGCCAGGCGGGCGAGGAGCCGGAGATGACCGAGGAGGAGCTGGAGAAGCTCTTCCTCTCCCTGGCCTGA